GGTCAAGTTcggggcctgcagaggccgcGGAAAGTCAAAAGCAGGGCCTGGGAAGGCCACCGGGAggcatgagctgggctgggctgaaagAGGCCACTGGGAGACAGGAGGAGCTGAGCCTGGAGAGACGGACTCGAGGAACTTTTGCACCTGGAGAGGCCGCCGAGAGgccagagctgggcctggggaggcaGACTTGAGGACGACTTGGGCCAACAGAGGCCACCGGGAGGCAGGAGCTGTCCTTGGACAGGCCTACTTGATGACAGTCTGGGCCTACAGAGGCCGCCGGGAGGAAGGAGCTGTCCCTGGACAGGCCTACTTGACGACAGTCTGGTCCTGCAGAGGCTgccgggaggaagagctgggcctggagaggccgacTGGAGGAAGTCCAGGGCCTGGAGCCCATGCAAAGGAGCAAACGCCAGGCTGGGAGAGGCTGCCCTGACGCATGAGCTTGGCCTCCGGAGGGCcgtgaggcaggagctgggcctgcggGGGCTGCCCCAAGGCGGGAGCCTGGCCCGAAGAGGCCACGGCCAGGCAAGAGGTGGGCGTGGAGGGCCCACTGTTGAGGTAGAGGCTGGACATCTAGAGGCCGCCaacaggcaggggctgggcctggaaaGGCCAACAGAGGCATGAGCTGGGTCTCAACAGGCCAGCGTGAGGGAGGATTGCTCTCAGCGTGAGAGAGAccagtgtgaggcaggggctcatgctgacctccctcagcgtgagagaggccagtgtgagaCAGGGGCCCACGCTGAACTCCCTCAGCGTGAGAGAGGCCAATGtgaggcaggggctcacgcctctCGAAAGGGTGCCAGAGGCATGAGTTGGGCCTGAACAGGCCACCGTGACGGAGGAGCTGGGCCGCACacaggctgctgggaggcaggcagggacttgGTCCCGGGAGGCCGCCGTGAggccagagctgggcctggagatgCCCCTAGGAGGCAAGAGTGGGGCCTGCAGAGGCTGTTCTCCAGCCAGACCTGGGCCTGTACAGGCCACCGGGAGGCAGGTGGGACTGAGGAGCATCGCTGGAGAAAGTTCAGGGTCTACAAAAGCCGGcgggagctgggcaggagctgagccaAAAGAGCTTGCTTGCTGGGAGgccggagctgggcctggagaggctgacttcaggaccacttgagcctgcagaggccgccgggaggcccaagctgggcctggagaagccCACCGACCCGAGGCCATTTGGGGCCTGGAGACGCCGTcggagggcaggagctgagccaGGAGAGGCCACCATGAGGCCcgagctgggcctggggagcttgGCTTCAGGAAGCTGTGGGCCGACCAAGGCCACCAGGAGCTGGGCAGGCACTGAGTCCAAAGAGGTTGTTGGGAGGCAGGAGTCGGGCCTGCAGACGCagccgggaggaagagctgggcccggAGAGGATACCGGGAGGCTGCAAGTGGGTCTGGAGAGGCCGACTTGAGGAGCTTCTGGGCCCGGAGAGGCCGCCGGAAGGGAAAAACTGGGCCTGGAAAGGCCGTTGTGAGGAATGAGCCCCATGGGCCTGAAAAGGCCACTGGCAGGCGGGAGCTGGGCCTGCCGAAGCGGCGGAGAGGCCGGAGCTTTGGACTCGGGAGGCCGCAGGCGAGAGCGAGCTGGGCGTGGAGAGTCcgctgtgaggcagaggctgggcctgtgcAAGCTGTcgggaggcaggaggccaggcctgCAGAGGCCGACTGGAGGTCAAGTTcggggcctgcagaggccgcGGAAAGTCAAAAGCGGGGCCTGGGAAGGCCGCCGGGAggcatgagctgggctgggctgaaagAGGCCACTGGGAGACAGGAGGAGCTGGACCTGGAGAGACGGACTCGAGGAACATTTGCACCTGGAGAGGCCGCCGAGAGGccggagctgggcctggggaggctGACTTGAGGACGACTTGGGCCTGCAGAGTCTGCCGGGAGGCAGGAGCTGTCCCTGGACAGGCCTACTTGACGACAGTCTGGTCCCGCAGAGGCTgccgggaggaagagctgggcctggagaggccgacTGCAGGAAGTGCAGGACCTGGAGCCCATGGAAAGGAGCAAACGCCAGGCCGGGAGAGGCCGCCCTGACACATGAGCTTGGCCTCCGGAGGGCcgtgaggcaggagctgggcctgcggGGGCCGCCCCAAGGTGGGAGCCTGGTCCGAGGAGGCCACGGCGAGGCAAGAGGTGGGCGTGGAGGGCCCACTGTTGAGGTAGAGGCTGGGCCTCTAGAGGCCGCCaacaggcaggggctgggcctggagaagCCAACAGAGGCATGAACTGGGCCTCAACAGGCCAGCGTGAGGGAGGACTTCTCTCAGCGTGAGAGAGGCCAGAGTGAGGCAGGGCCTCACGCTGACCTCCCTCAGCGTtagagaggccagtgtgaggcaggggctcacgctgacctccctcagcgtgagagaggccagtgtgaggcaggggctcacgctgacctccctCAGCGTGAGAGAGGCCAATGTaaggcaggggctcacgcctctCGAAAGGGTGCCAGAGGCATGAGTTGGGCCTCAACAGGCCACCGTGACGGAGGAGCTGGGCCGCACacaggctgctgggaggcaggcagggacttgGTCCCGGGAGGCCGCCGTGAggccagagctgggcctggagacgcCCCTGGGAGGCAAGAGCGGGGCCTGCAGAGGCTGTTCTCCAGCCAGACCTGGGCCTGTACAGGCCAccgggaggcaggaggtgggactGAGGAGCTTCGCTGGAGAAAGTTCAGGGTCTACAAAAGCCGGcgggagctgggcaggagctgagccaAAAGAGCTTGCTTGCTGGGAGGCCGGaactgggcctggagaggctgacttCAGGACCacttgggcctgcagaggccgccgggaggcccaagctgggcctggagaagccCACCGACCCGAGGCCATTTGGGACCTGGAGACGCCGTcggagggcaggagctgagcctgGAGAGGCCGCCGAGAGGCCTGAGGTGGGCCCGGTGAGCTTGGCTTCAGGAAGCTGTGGGCCGACCAAGGCCACCAGGAGCTGGGCAGGCACTGAGTCCAAAGAGGTTGTTGGGAGGCAGGAGTCGGGCCTGTAGACGCagccgggaggaagagctgggcccggAGAGGACGCCGGGAGGCTGCAAGTGGTTCTGGAGAGGCCGACTTGAGGAGCTTCTGGGCCCGGAGAGGCCGCCGGAAGGGAAAAACTGGGCCTGGAAAGGCCGTTGTGAGGAATGAGCCCCATGGGCCTGAAGAGGCCACTGGCAGGTGGGAGCTGGGCCTGCCGAAGCGGCGGAGAGGCCGGAGCTTTGGACTAGGGAGGCCGCAGGCGAGAGCGAGCTGGGCGTGGAGAGACcgctgtgaggcagaggctgggcctgtgcAAGCTTTcgggaggcaggaggccaggcctgCAGAGGCCGACTGGAGGTCAAGTTcggggcctgcagaggccgcGGAAAGTCAAAAGCGGGGCCTGGGAAGGCCGCTGGGAggcatgagctgggctgggctgaaagAGGCCACTGGGAGACAGGAGGAGCTGGACCTGGAGAGACGGACTCGAGGAACTTTTGCACCTGGAGAGGCCGCCGAGAGGccggagctgggcctggggaggctGACTTGAGGACGACTTGGGCCTGCAGAGTCTGCCGGGAGGCAGGAGCTGTCCCTGGACAGGCCTACTTGACGACAGTCTGGTCCCGCAGAGGCTgccgggaggaagagctgggcctggagaggccgacTGCAGGAAGTGCAGGACCTGGAGCCCATGCAAAGGAGGAAACGACAGGCCGGGAGAGGCCGCCCTGACGCATGACCTTGGCCTCCGGAGGGCcgtgaggcaggagctgggcctgcggGGGCCGCCCCAAGGCGGGAGCCTGGTCCGAGGAGGCCACGGCGAGGCAAGAGGTGGGCGTGGAGGGCCCACGGTTGAGGTAGAGGCTGGGCCTCTAGAGGCCGCAaacaggcaggggctgggcctaGAGAAGCCAACAGAGGCATGAACTGGGCCTCAACAGGCCAGCGTGAGGGAGGACTTCTCTCAGCGTtagagaggccagtgtgaggcagggcctcacgctgacctccctcagcgttagagaggccagtgtgaggcagggcctcacgctgacctccctcagcgtgagagaggccagtgtgaggcagggccacacgctgacctccctcagcgtgagagaggccagtgtgaggcaggggctcacgctgacctccctcagcgtgagagaggccaatgtgaggcaggggctcacgcctctCGAAAGGGTGCCAGAGGCATGAGTTGGGCCTCAACAGGCCACCGTGACGGAGGAGCTGGGCCGCACacaggctgctgggaggcaggcagggacttgGTCCCGGGAGGCCGCCGTGAggccagagctgggcctggagacgcCCCTGGGAGGCAAGAGCCGGGCCTGCAGAGGCTGTTCTCCAGCCAGACCTGGGCCTGTACAGGCCAccgggaggcaggaggtgggactGAGGAGCTTCGCTGGAGAAAGTTCAGGGTCTACAAAAGCCGGcgggagctgggcaggagctgagccaAAAGAGCTTGCTTGCTGGGAGgccggagctgggcctggagaggctgacttcaggaccacttgagcctgcagaggccgccgggaggcccaagctgggcctggagaagccCACCGACCCGAGGCCATTTGGGGCCTGGAGACGCCGTcggagggcaggagctgagcctggagaggccaccgtgaggcCTGAGCTGGGCCCGGGGAGCTTGGCTTCAGGAAGCTGTGGGCCGACCAAGGCCACCAGGAGCTGGGCAGGCACTGAGTCCAAAGAGGTTGTTGGGAGGCAGGAGTCGGGCCTGCAGACGCagccgggaggaagagctgggcccggAGAGGATGCCGGGAGGCTGCAAGTGGGTCTGGAGAGGCCGACTTGAAGAGCTTCTGGGCCCGGAGAGGCCGCCGGAAGGGAAAAACTGGGCCTCGAAAGGCCGTTGTGAGGAATGAGCCCCATGGGCCTGAAGAGGCCACTGGCAGGCGGGAGCTGGGCCTGCCGAAGCGGCGGAGAGGCCGGAGCTTTGGACTCGGGAGGCCGCAGGCGAGAGCGAGCTGGGCGTGGAGAGTCcgctgtgaggcagaggctgggcctgtgcAAGCTTTcgggaggcaggaggccaggcctgCAGAGGCCGACTGGAGGTCAAGTTcggggcctgcagaggccgcGGAAAGTCAAAAGCGGGGCCTGGGAAGGCCGCCGGGAggcatgagctgggctgggctgaaagAGGCCACTGGGAGACAGGAGGAGCTGGACCTGGAGAGACGGACTCGAGGAACTTTTGCACCTGGAGAGGCCGCCGAGAGGccggagctgggcctggggaggctGACTTGAGGACGACTTGGGCCTGCAGAGTCTGCCAGGAGGCAGGAGCTGTCCCTGGACAGGCCTACTTGACGACAGTCTGGTCCCGCAGAGGCTgccgggaggaagagctgggcctggagaggccgacTGCAGGAAGTGCAGGACCTGGAGCCCATGCAAAGGAGCAAACGCCAGGCCGGGAGAGGCCGCCCTGACACATGAGCTTGGCCTCCGGAGGGCcgtgaggcaggagctgggcctgcggGGGCCGCCCCAAGGCGGGAGCCTGGTCCGAGGAGGCCACGGCGAGGCAAGAGGTGGGCGTGGAGGGCCCACGGTTGAGGTAGAGGCTGGGCCTCTAGAGGCCGCCaacaggcaggggctgggcctggagaagCCAACAGAGGCATGAACTGGGCCTCAACAGGCCAGCGTGAGGGAGGACTTCTCTCAGCGTGAcagaggccagtgtgaggcagggcctcacgctgacctccctcagcgttagagaggccagtgtgaggcagggcctcacgctgacctccctcagcgtgagagaggccagtgtgaggcagggcCACATGCTGACCTCCCTCAGcgtgagagaggccagtgtgaggcaggggctcacgctgacctccctcagcgtgagagaggccagtgtgaggcaggggctcacgctgacctccctcagcgtgagagaggccagtgtgaggcaggggctcacgctgacctccctcagcgtgagagaggccaatgtgaggcaggggctcacgcctctCGAAAGGGTGCCAGAGGCATGAGTTGGGCCTCAACAGGCCACCGTGACGGAGGAGCTGGGCCGCACACTggctgctgggaggcaggcagggacttgGTCCCGGGAGGCCGCCGTGAggccagagctgggcctggagacgcCCCTGGGAGGCAAGAGCGGGGCCTGCAGAGGCTGTTCTCCAGCCAGACCTGGGCCTGTACAGGCCAccgggaggcaggaggtgggactGAGGAGCTTCGCTGGAGAAAGTTCAGGGTCTACAAAAGCCGGcgggagctgggcaggagctgagccaAAAGAGCTTGCTTGCTCGGAGgccggagctgggcctggagaggctgacttcaggaccacttgagcctgcagaggccgccgggaggcccaagctgggcctggagaagccCACCGACCCGAGGCCATTTGGGGCCTGGAGACGCCGTcggagggcaggagctgagcctgGAGAGGCCGCCGTGAGGCCTGAGCTGGGCCCGGGGAGCTTGGCTTCAGGAAGCTGTGGGCCGACCAAGGCCACCAGGAGCTGGGCAGGCACTGAGTCCAAAGAGGTTGTTGGGAGGCAGGAGTCGGGCCTGTAGACGCagccgggaggaagagctgggcccggAGAGGACGCCGGGAGGCTGCAAGTGGGTCTGGAGAGGCCGACTTGAGGAGC
The sequence above is a segment of the Homo sapiens chromosome 7, GRCh38.p14 Primary Assembly genome. Coding sequences within it:
- the LOC124901637 gene encoding putative uncharacterized protein FLJ44672; the encoded protein is MPLLASLGPAPACLRPLEAQPLPQPWALHAHLLPRRGLLGPGSRLGAAPAGPAPASRPSGGQGHASGRPLPACRFLLCMGSRSCTSCSRPLQAQLFLPAASAGPDCRQVGLSRDSSCLPADSAGPSRPQVSLPRPSSGLSAASPGAKVPRVRLSRSSSSCLPVASFSPAQLMPPSGLPRPRF